The following proteins come from a genomic window of candidate division KSB1 bacterium:
- the gnd gene encoding decarboxylating NADP(+)-dependent phosphogluconate dehydrogenase, giving the protein MDGKMDIGLIGLAVMGENLALNIESKGFGVAVYNRTVEKVDKFVEGRGKGKNIQGCHSIEELVASLKRPRKIILMVKAGKPVDDFIEQLIPHLEPGDIIIDGGNSYFKDTMRRTEYVESKGLLYIGTGISGGEEGALRGPSIMPGGSPAAWPHVKPIFQAIAAKVDDGTPCADWVGPNGAGHFVKMVHNGIEYGDMQLIAESYHIMRDLLGMTPDEMSDVFAEWNKGELNSYLIEITADILAYKDTDGQPLVDKILDTAGQKGTGKWTSMESLDLGIPLTLVTQAVYARFLSAMKDERVAASKVLQGPNGKYEGNRDQMIEDIRRALYASKIVSYAQGFTLMRAASVEYGWNLNYGNIALLWRNGCIIRSVFLGKIKEAFDRDPNLPNLLLDPFFKEKVESTQDSWRRVAAAALMYGIPVPAMTAALTYYDGYRAERLPANLTQAQRDYFGAHQYERVDRPRGEFFHTNWTGRGGETASTAYVA; this is encoded by the coding sequence ATGGACGGAAAGATGGACATTGGCCTGATCGGCCTGGCTGTGATGGGGGAGAACCTGGCCCTCAATATCGAAAGCAAGGGCTTTGGCGTGGCCGTGTACAACCGGACCGTGGAGAAGGTCGATAAGTTCGTGGAAGGCAGGGGCAAGGGCAAGAACATCCAGGGCTGCCACAGCATCGAGGAGCTGGTAGCCTCTCTGAAACGGCCTCGCAAGATCATCCTCATGGTGAAGGCGGGCAAGCCAGTCGACGATTTCATTGAGCAGCTGATTCCGCACCTGGAGCCCGGGGACATCATCATCGACGGTGGCAACTCCTACTTCAAGGACACGATGCGGCGGACCGAGTACGTGGAGAGCAAAGGGCTGCTCTACATCGGGACGGGAATCTCCGGCGGCGAAGAGGGTGCCCTCCGGGGCCCTTCGATCATGCCGGGAGGCTCACCCGCTGCCTGGCCCCACGTGAAGCCGATTTTCCAGGCCATCGCCGCCAAGGTAGACGACGGTACGCCGTGTGCCGACTGGGTGGGTCCCAATGGCGCGGGCCACTTCGTGAAGATGGTCCACAACGGCATCGAGTACGGCGATATGCAGCTCATTGCCGAGAGCTATCACATCATGCGGGACCTGCTGGGGATGACGCCCGATGAGATGAGCGATGTGTTTGCCGAGTGGAACAAGGGCGAGCTGAACAGCTACCTCATCGAAATCACCGCGGACATCTTGGCCTACAAAGACACCGATGGCCAACCCCTGGTCGACAAGATCTTAGACACGGCCGGGCAGAAGGGCACCGGCAAGTGGACGTCCATGGAGTCCCTGGACCTCGGCATCCCCCTTACCCTCGTGACCCAGGCGGTCTACGCCCGTTTCCTGTCCGCGATGAAGGACGAGCGCGTGGCGGCCTCTAAGGTCCTCCAAGGACCAAACGGGAAGTACGAAGGCAACCGCGATCAGATGATCGAAGACATTCGACGCGCCCTCTACGCCTCCAAGATCGTTTCCTATGCCCAGGGCTTCACCCTGATGCGGGCCGCCTCTGTTGAATACGGCTGGAACCTGAACTACGGCAACATCGCGCTCCTCTGGCGGAATGGCTGCATCATCCGATCGGTGTTCCTGGGCAAGATCAAAGAGGCCTTCGATCGCGATCCCAATCTGCCGAACCTGCTGCTTGATCCTTTCTTCAAGGAGAAAGTGGAGAGTACGCAGGACAGCTGGCGGCGGGTGGCAGCTGCGGCCCTGATGTACGGGATCCCCGTGCCGGCCATGACGGCCGCTCTGACGTACTACGACGGCTACCGCGCGGAGCGCCTGCCCGCGAATCTGACCCAGGCCCAGCGCGATTACTTCGGTGCTCATCAGTACGAGCGGGTGGATCGGCCCCGGGGCGAATTCTTCCACACGAACTGGACGGGGCGCGGCGGCGAAACTGCCTCAACGGCGTACGTCGCCTAA